The following coding sequences lie in one Hyphobacterium sp. CCMP332 genomic window:
- a CDS encoding ribonuclease E/G: MSKKMLIDASHSEETRVAIVEGSRVEEFDFESAAKKPIRGNIYLAKVTRVEPSLQAAFVEYGGNRHGFLAFNEIHPDYYQIPHEDRLALQAEEEKAVEEAMAEADEADETEGEDGAEDDADVEVEAVARKRRNFFRKYKIQEVIKRRQVLLVQVAKEERGNKGAALTTYLSLAGRYCVLMPNTPRGGGISRKIANGSDRKRLKEITNELDLPTGMGLIVRTAGASRTKAEIRRDHDYLRRVWDDIRAKTLESVAPALVYEEGDLVRRAIRDMYDRDVEIVLVEGEEGYKDAKGFMKLLMPSHASKVQQYKEPMPLFVRHHVEDQLESAYNAETQLKSGGYLVIHQTEALVAIDVNSGRSTKERNIEDTALKTNLEAADEAARQMRLRDLAGLVVIDFIDMEENRNIRAVEKRMKDAMKKDRARLQMGRISQFGLMEISRQRRRTSILEGSTKTCPHCGGKGYQRTPSSSALVALRALEEEGARKRAAKVRITLPTDVALYLLNEKRDHVLALEQRYDFRVLIGADPDLIPPDCNVEVIEARDRSDEPEVEAAPITQHTPVPVSEPEDTPVEDSGNEGDGRRRRGRRRRRTEDDGAASTENQAAAEADGEDSDDDGEARPAARPELDENGQPRKRRRRGRRGGRGRRRGRGNEQGDANTNQEGQPDSNEATDIAEAPAGMAVIDPAAEAVALPTEPAEADKPKRRTRRKKTDAPADAAAEAPEADAGPKADAKPKRTRKPRKKPDAVAEGKATATDSAADETPADAGDEKPKPKRAPRKTAAAKAKAETPADESAPEDKPKPRRAAKKPAAKAEPKAEAKADEMADSPAESAPAEKDAKDNAPKRSGWWQKGAKLFGG; encoded by the coding sequence ATGTCAAAGAAAATGCTGATCGATGCGAGTCACTCGGAAGAGACTCGCGTCGCCATCGTCGAAGGGTCCCGCGTCGAGGAGTTTGATTTCGAATCCGCGGCCAAGAAACCCATCCGCGGAAACATCTATCTGGCAAAAGTCACGCGCGTAGAGCCTTCTCTGCAAGCGGCCTTTGTAGAATATGGCGGAAATCGCCACGGCTTCCTCGCCTTCAACGAAATCCATCCGGATTATTATCAGATCCCTCATGAGGATCGCCTCGCCTTGCAGGCAGAGGAAGAAAAAGCTGTCGAAGAAGCGATGGCTGAGGCTGATGAGGCCGACGAGACGGAAGGCGAAGACGGCGCGGAAGACGACGCCGATGTCGAAGTCGAGGCCGTTGCCCGCAAACGCCGGAATTTCTTCCGGAAATACAAGATTCAGGAAGTTATCAAGCGCCGCCAGGTGCTGCTGGTCCAGGTCGCCAAGGAAGAGCGCGGCAATAAGGGCGCAGCGCTGACCACCTATCTGTCGCTCGCCGGCCGTTATTGCGTGCTGATGCCGAACACACCTCGCGGTGGCGGGATTTCCCGCAAGATCGCCAATGGCAGTGATCGCAAGCGCCTGAAGGAAATTACCAACGAGCTGGACCTACCGACCGGTATGGGCCTGATCGTCCGCACCGCCGGCGCCAGCCGCACCAAGGCGGAAATCCGCCGTGACCACGATTATCTGCGCCGCGTCTGGGACGACATCCGCGCCAAGACGCTGGAATCGGTGGCCCCTGCCCTTGTTTACGAGGAAGGTGACCTCGTTCGCCGCGCCATCCGCGACATGTATGACCGTGATGTCGAGATCGTGCTGGTCGAGGGCGAGGAAGGCTATAAGGATGCCAAGGGCTTCATGAAGCTCCTGATGCCGTCGCATGCTTCCAAGGTCCAGCAGTATAAAGAACCGATGCCGCTCTTTGTCCGGCATCATGTCGAGGACCAGCTGGAGTCGGCGTATAATGCCGAGACGCAGCTGAAATCGGGTGGCTATCTGGTGATCCACCAGACCGAAGCCCTGGTGGCGATCGATGTGAACTCCGGGCGTTCCACCAAGGAACGCAATATCGAAGACACCGCCCTGAAGACCAATCTGGAAGCGGCCGATGAGGCCGCGCGCCAGATGCGCCTGCGCGATCTGGCAGGTCTGGTTGTTATCGACTTCATCGATATGGAAGAAAACCGGAATATCCGGGCTGTCGAAAAGCGCATGAAAGATGCGATGAAGAAGGACCGGGCCCGGCTCCAGATGGGCCGGATTTCCCAGTTTGGCCTGATGGAAATTTCCCGTCAGCGCCGCCGGACCTCCATTCTGGAAGGCTCGACCAAGACCTGCCCGCATTGTGGCGGCAAAGGCTATCAGCGGACGCCGTCCTCCAGCGCACTGGTCGCGCTCCGCGCCCTTGAAGAAGAAGGGGCCCGCAAACGCGCCGCCAAGGTGCGTATCACCTTGCCGACCGATGTGGCGCTCTATCTGCTGAACGAAAAGCGCGATCATGTTCTGGCGCTCGAACAGCGCTATGATTTCCGCGTTCTCATCGGCGCTGATCCGGACCTCATTCCGCCCGACTGCAATGTCGAGGTCATTGAGGCACGCGATCGCTCTGATGAACCCGAAGTTGAAGCGGCTCCGATTACCCAGCATACGCCGGTCCCTGTTTCCGAGCCGGAAGACACGCCGGTCGAAGACAGCGGCAATGAGGGCGATGGCCGCCGTCGCCGCGGTCGCCGCCGGCGCCGGACAGAAGATGATGGAGCTGCCTCGACGGAAAATCAGGCGGCTGCTGAAGCGGATGGCGAAGACAGCGATGATGATGGCGAGGCCAGGCCCGCCGCACGTCCCGAGCTTGACGAGAACGGTCAGCCGCGCAAGCGCCGTCGCCGTGGCCGCCGGGGTGGACGGGGCCGGCGTCGCGGTCGTGGCAATGAACAGGGCGATGCCAACACCAACCAGGAAGGCCAACCCGACTCCAACGAGGCCACGGATATCGCCGAGGCACCCGCGGGCATGGCGGTGATCGATCCGGCCGCCGAAGCGGTGGCCCTGCCAACGGAACCCGCGGAAGCCGACAAGCCAAAGCGCCGGACACGCCGCAAAAAGACGGACGCGCCGGCCGATGCCGCTGCGGAAGCCCCTGAGGCGGATGCCGGTCCAAAAGCCGATGCCAAGCCGAAGCGCACGCGCAAGCCGCGCAAGAAGCCGGACGCCGTTGCCGAGGGCAAAGCGACCGCAACCGATTCGGCGGCAGACGAGACTCCGGCTGACGCCGGAGACGAGAAGCCCAAGCCCAAGCGTGCGCCCCGGAAAACCGCAGCCGCAAAAGCCAAGGCGGAAACCCCGGCGGACGAGTCAGCGCCCGAGGACAAGCCAAAGCCGCGCCGTGCGGCCAAAAAGCCCGCCGCCAAGGCCGAACCGAAAGCCGAGGCCAAGGCTGATGAAATGGCCGATTCTCCCGCCGAGTCGGCACCTGCCGAAAAGGACGCAAAGGACAATGCACCCAAGCGTTCAGGCTGGTGGCAGAAGGGTGCCAAGCTCTTTGGCGGCTGA
- a CDS encoding N-acetylmuramoyl-L-alanine amidase, whose amino-acid sequence MGRTSSFLISLLMWGLAVGAAADARDASEIRQVRFGGDDGETRIVVELSSEMEFRAFTVSDPSMRLVVDLPRAAWSVSGLETGEGLGYGLVEDFRFFDRSANASRIVFELDGPSVITGQFGIPANADNPHHRLVVDLRRVESVQAEAEAGFPEASNLSQLIAERVEAVYVPPPRERRVIVLDAGHGGHDPGALGAAGAEEADVTLAAARELQRQLEATGRYVVYMTRNNDTYPSWEERVGVMAEQRADLFLSIHADSSPSAQTRGAAVYTLNDRAESRARRIARQGANHTNLVEVNNILVELELREKRNQSAAFAEVMLQHLAEAGPLLQNPHRQANLFVLLDPRVPAVLLEMGFMTNAADLANMRSERARARQMAAVLSAIDAYFERNEEPGRNPVRAAQLTPIP is encoded by the coding sequence ATGGGCAGAACGTCCTCATTCCTGATTTCGCTCCTGATGTGGGGCTTGGCTGTCGGCGCGGCGGCAGACGCGCGAGATGCGTCTGAAATCCGTCAGGTCCGCTTTGGCGGCGATGATGGCGAGACCCGTATCGTAGTAGAGCTGTCCTCGGAAATGGAATTCCGCGCCTTCACGGTCTCTGATCCATCCATGCGCCTGGTCGTTGATCTGCCCCGCGCTGCCTGGTCGGTTTCGGGGCTCGAGACCGGTGAGGGACTGGGATATGGTCTCGTTGAAGACTTCCGCTTCTTCGACCGGTCCGCCAATGCGTCTCGCATTGTATTTGAGCTTGATGGCCCGTCTGTGATCACCGGGCAATTCGGCATTCCCGCGAATGCCGACAATCCCCATCATCGTCTGGTGGTTGATCTGCGACGGGTCGAATCGGTTCAGGCTGAGGCAGAGGCCGGATTTCCCGAAGCCTCAAATCTCAGCCAGCTGATCGCCGAACGTGTCGAGGCCGTTTACGTTCCGCCACCGCGCGAGCGCCGCGTTATCGTGCTGGATGCCGGCCACGGAGGCCATGACCCGGGTGCGCTCGGGGCGGCTGGAGCCGAGGAGGCCGATGTGACTCTTGCGGCGGCGCGCGAACTGCAGCGTCAGCTCGAAGCGACCGGTCGTTATGTTGTCTACATGACCCGGAACAATGACACCTATCCGTCGTGGGAAGAGCGGGTCGGTGTTATGGCCGAACAGCGCGCTGACCTGTTCCTGTCCATTCATGCCGATTCCTCACCGAGCGCTCAGACGCGGGGGGCCGCAGTCTACACGCTCAACGACCGTGCCGAGAGCCGGGCGCGACGGATTGCACGGCAGGGTGCGAACCACACAAATCTTGTTGAAGTGAATAATATCCTTGTCGAGCTGGAGCTGCGCGAAAAGCGCAATCAGTCTGCCGCGTTTGCCGAAGTCATGCTCCAGCACCTCGCAGAGGCCGGGCCTCTGCTTCAGAACCCGCATCGTCAGGCCAATCTCTTTGTTCTGCTTGACCCGCGTGTGCCGGCAGTGCTTCTGGAAATGGGTTTCATGACCAATGCTGCCGATCTTGCCAATATGCGTTCGGAGCGCGCGCGCGCGCGCCAGATGGCCGCCGTGCTGAGTGCCATTGATGCCTACTTCGAGCGGAATGAGGAGCCGGGACGCAATCCGGTACGGGCTGCACAGCTGACGCCCATTCCCTGA
- a CDS encoding M48 family metalloprotease translates to MRALIAFFAGIVSVFGFSGSATAQSLIRDTEIEIMLRDYTDPFLVAAGLEPSDVGLYIIADPAINAFVTGGQNIFMHTGTILEATDPLQIKGVLAHETGHIAGAHLARTGEAMNQAAIPMFATLGLGVLAAFAGEGGAAGALMASSQQFGALQFFTYTRTQESAADQAAIRFLEETGNSAEGLMEFFERFRYQEAFSPARRYPYFRTHPLSSARVAALREAVARSPYADQPESPEEIARLERLQAKIYGFMAEPGHVFYRYPESDQSLPARYARSVAYYHDARMAEAREEIESLIAEEPDNPFFYELYGQMLFESGHAAESIQYHQQSVDLMPQAPLLRINLAMSMIATDDDAYLEDAGQHLRVALDIEPDNSFAWYQLSIVHERNGDTARAQLAIAEQSYALGNSGRALQFAVRAAPQLERGTPDWYRANELIGVAQASAPAPGERRERRLGLNR, encoded by the coding sequence ATGCGTGCCCTGATCGCTTTTTTCGCCGGAATTGTCTCAGTCTTCGGGTTTTCAGGCTCGGCCACGGCCCAGAGCCTGATCCGCGATACCGAAATCGAAATAATGCTGCGCGATTATACCGACCCGTTTCTGGTCGCAGCCGGCCTCGAACCCAGCGATGTGGGCCTCTACATTATCGCCGACCCGGCCATCAATGCCTTCGTCACGGGCGGACAGAATATCTTCATGCATACCGGCACCATTCTGGAAGCGACCGACCCGCTCCAGATCAAGGGCGTTCTGGCGCATGAAACCGGACACATTGCCGGGGCGCACCTTGCGCGCACCGGCGAAGCCATGAACCAGGCCGCCATTCCGATGTTTGCGACGCTCGGCCTGGGTGTTCTGGCGGCCTTTGCCGGTGAAGGCGGTGCAGCCGGTGCCTTGATGGCGTCCAGCCAGCAATTCGGGGCCCTGCAATTCTTTACCTACACAAGGACACAGGAATCGGCGGCTGATCAGGCTGCTATACGTTTTCTGGAAGAAACCGGTAACTCCGCCGAAGGCCTGATGGAATTCTTCGAGCGCTTTCGCTATCAGGAAGCCTTCAGCCCGGCCCGCCGCTATCCCTATTTCCGGACCCACCCGCTCTCCTCGGCCCGCGTGGCCGCGCTGAGAGAGGCCGTGGCGCGATCTCCCTATGCCGATCAGCCCGAAAGCCCGGAAGAGATTGCGCGCCTTGAGCGGCTGCAAGCGAAAATCTACGGCTTCATGGCTGAACCGGGTCATGTCTTCTACCGTTATCCGGAATCGGATCAGAGCCTGCCGGCGCGCTATGCCCGTTCCGTCGCCTATTACCATGATGCCCGCATGGCCGAGGCCCGCGAGGAAATCGAATCGCTGATTGCCGAAGAGCCGGACAATCCGTTTTTCTATGAACTCTATGGCCAGATGCTGTTTGAAAGCGGGCACGCCGCTGAATCCATCCAGTACCACCAGCAATCGGTCGATCTGATGCCGCAAGCGCCGCTTTTGCGGATCAATCTGGCCATGTCGATGATTGCAACAGACGATGATGCCTATCTGGAAGATGCGGGCCAGCATTTACGTGTCGCGCTCGATATCGAGCCGGACAATTCCTTTGCCTGGTACCAATTGTCGATTGTGCATGAACGCAACGGCGATACCGCCCGGGCGCAGCTGGCCATCGCGGAACAATCCTATGCCCTCGGCAATAGCGGGCGGGCCCTGCAATTTGCCGTGCGCGCCGCACCGCAACTGGAACGCGGTACGCCGGACTGGTATCGCGCCAACGAGCTCATCGGCGTCGCTCAGGCCAGTGCGCCCGCCCCCGGAGAACGCCGCGAACGGCGCCTGGGCTTGAACCGGTAA